The Camelina sativa cultivar DH55 chromosome 14, Cs, whole genome shotgun sequence genome includes a window with the following:
- the LOC104739985 gene encoding myb family transcription factor EFM-like, protein MIKNLSNMDYNQKRERCGQYIEALEEERRKIHVFQRELPLCLDLVTQAIEACKREMPEMTTENVYGQPECSEQTTGECGPVLEQFLTIKDSSTSNEEEEELDDEHGNHDPDNDSEDKNTKSDWLKSVQLWNQPDPLLPKEERLQQEMMETVKSDHENMRKDPMVNGAEGRKREAEKDVGGGRKQRRCWSSQLHRRFLNALQHLGGPHVATPKQIRELMKIDGLTNDEVKSHLQKYRLHTRRPRQTVPNNENSQTQHFVVVGGLWVPQPDYSTGKNTGGVTTSSTTTTTTTGIFGAMAAPPPPQWPSHSNFRPSIIAEEGSGSHSEEVVVVRCSSPAMSSSTRNHYVKNN, encoded by the exons TCCAACGTGAACTTCCTCTTTGCTTAGACCTTGTTACTCAAG CGATCGAGGCATGTAAGAGGGAGATGCCGGAGATGACGACGGAGAATGTGTATGGACAACCAGAGTGCTCGGAGCAGACGACCGGAGAATGTGGCCCCGTCTTGGAGCAGTTTTTAACCATTAAAGACTCATCTACAtccaacgaagaagaagaagaattggacGATGAGCACGGGAATCACGATCCGGACAATGATTCGGAGGACAAGAACACGAAATCTGATTGGCTTAAGTCTGTTCAACTTTGGAATCAACCCGACCCTCTTCTTCCAAAAGAg GAACGGTTGCAACAAGAGATGATGGAGACAGTGAAAAGTGATCATGAGAATATGAGAAAAGACCCGATGGTGAACGGTGCCGAAGGAAGGAAGAGAGAGGCGGAGAAAGACGTAGGAGGAGGGAgaaagcaaagaaggtgttggtcGTCGCAATTGCATAGACGCTTCTTGAACGCTCTTCAACACTTAGGTGGACCTCATG TAGCCACGCCAAAGCAAATCAGAGAGTTAATGAAAATTGATGGATTAACCAATGATGAAGTTAAAAGCCATTTACAG aaatataGACTGCATACAAGAAGGCCACGCCAAACAGTCCCTAATAACGAAAACTCTCAAACGCAACATTTCGTAGTCGTTGGAGGTTTATGGGTACCACAACCGGACTACTCTACGGGCAAGAACACCGGAGGAGTCACTACCAGcagtaccaccaccaccaccaccaccgggATCTTTGGAGCCATGGCCGCACCGCCACCACCACAGTGGCCTAGCCATTCAAATTTTAGGCCGTCTATTATTGCGGAAGAAGGATCCGGAAGTCATAGTGAAGAGGTGGTGGTGGTCAGGTGTAGCTCCCCGGCGATGTCTTCTTCTACCCGTAATCATTACgtcaagaataattaa
- the LOC104739986 gene encoding uncharacterized protein LOC104739986, producing the protein MTTMKYLIPEPKTKEILFQKTLQTAAITLGELRELSGRRKAVEEFVNKTTSAASRVIYGGASHCDQDLQKLRKYLPVLLNLVRYADNLKRVSNLKIRWSSGLISQTLIQRTCPKFFQVDNIMLELATVTFVYAVKLRERAMELGSTTDYKDSVTVYREASGVFHHLSQEILPSLKNCVPPGKLPELTPPLCSSFSLLCLAEGQTVTIKNAEESGTSASLLSKLHFGVSQLLSEAYAHLSSRANGDFKDLSTRFLEYVSTLGAFHELKSQKHLAEVLESEDRIGDAIGVLRRALTAAKKSTPSKDDTWISIFKKEREEVTKTMTKYEKLNDSMMLQKIPINREIPYPEGRKIVDLIAYTPTRLEQELRFKP; encoded by the exons ATGACGACGATGAAGTACCTAATTCCAGAACCAAAAACTAAAGAG ATTTTGTTCCAGAAGACGTTACAAACTGCTGCGATTACACTAGGAGAACTTAGAGAGTTAAGTGGTAGGCGTAAAGCAGTCGAAGAATTTGTAAACAAAACCACTTCTGCAGCTTCTAGAGTCATCTACGGAGGAGCTTCTCATTGCGACCAG GATCTTCAAAAACTTCGAAAATACCTTCCTGTACTCCTTAACTTGGTGCGTTACGCCGATAACCTTAAAAGGGTATCGAATCTTAAGATAAGATGGAGTAGTGGATTGATCTCTCAGACTTTGATTCAGCGTACATGTCCTAAATTCTTCCAAGTCGATAACATCATGCTCGAGCTCGCAACGGTTACTTTCGTTTACGCAGTTAAGCTCCGCGAGAGAGCAATGGAACTAGGATCCACTACAG ATTACAAGGATTCGGTAACAGTGTACCGAGAAGCATCTGGAGTATTCCATCATCTGTCTCAAGAGATTCTTCcttctttaaaaaattgtgttcCTCCAGGGAAGCTTCCAGAACTAACTCCTCCCCTTTGCTCTTCTTTTAGTCTCCTCTGTTTAGCTGAAGGTCAG aCTGTAACTATAAAGAACGCTGAAGAGAGCGGCACAAGCGCAAGCCTATTGTCGAAACTGCATTTTGGAGTTTCTCAATTGCTTTCTGAAGCCTATGCTCATTTGTCATCTAGAGCTAACGGAGACTTTAAAGACCTATCCACCCGCTTTCTT GAATATGTATCAACTCTGGGAGCTTTCCACgagctaaagagccaaaaacaCTTGGCGGAAGTGCTGGAATCCGAAGATCGGATAGGCGACGCGATTGGGGTGCTCAGGCGTGCCTTAACAGCCGCGAAGAAGAGTACGCCGTCGAAAGACGACACGTGGATATCCATattcaagaaagagagagaggaagtaACTAAAACCATGACCAAGTATGAGAAGTTAAACGATTCCATGATGTTACAGAAGATTCCAATTAATAGAGAGATACCTTATCCAGAAGGTAGAAAGATTGTTGATCTCATTGCTTACACTCCCACTAGATTGGAACAAGAACTTCGATTCAAGCCGTAG